tactccacatcgagaggagccagacaaagtggttcgggcatctggtcaggatgccacccgaatgctttCTTaagaaggtgtttagggcacgtgcaaccggtaggaggccatggggaagacccaggacacgttgggaagactatgtctcctggctggcctgagaacgcctttggatcccctgggaagagctggacgaagttgctggggagaggaaagtctgggcttcactgcttcctccgcgacccgacctcggataagcagaagaagatggatggatgtgtagtAAGCGCAAAAAGGAAAATAGTGGTGGCAGCAGTTGCAATGCAacagctgattgattgattgattgattgaaactttcattattagattgcacagtacaatacatattccgtacaattgaccactaaatggtaacaccagaatatgtttttcaacttgtttaagtcggggtccacgtaaatctatTCCTAGTGAGGTGAGGATGATGGGGAATTAGGGGTGACAAAAAGGTAGATCACCTGTGACTGACAAGGATTATAAGGGATACCATTGGGGAGGTCAAATTTTTCAACATTCTGTaaaataacctactcagtggcctagtggttagaatttccgccctgagatcggtaggttgtgggttcaaatccctgccgagtcatagcaaagactattaaaaatgggaccattacctctctgcttcgcactcagcatcaagggttggaattgggggattaaataaccaaaaatgattcctgggcgctgcACCGctcctgcccactgctcctctcaactcccagagggtgaacaaagggatgggttgaatgcagatgaaaaatttcaacacacccagtgtgtgtgtgacaatcattggtacacaGTGGACACGGGTGAAAGTTGGTAAGTAAAGGCAGAATGTATGCAGAGGCATAGTAACTGGGATCCATGTAAAGGACAACATGGAGGAACTTCAGCAACAGATTAGAAGGAGGAATAAAACGGTTAAAACTGCACATAGAACGATGAGAGGGACTGAGAAATTGGAAACAGAAACTGTAATGGTTGAGTTCGAGGCAAAGGAAATCCCCCCAGAAGTGTTATTGCTGGTGtcatgaatgcaacacatgagaACAAGTCCAAGACTGAAAGAATCCAGGTTGTGGTAAGGGCAGCAGAGCACCATTTGGATATGATAGGCTTAAGATGGGAGGAAATCAATGATGTGTTGCAAGCTACTAAATAATGATAGTCATTATTTATAGAATGCTAGGCGTCTGATTGCAAATCGTCAAGAATTCAAACACTTTTTTGATAGTAAAGTGAAAAAAGCTGACATAATATGTATTCAGGAATCATGGTTGAATCTTGACTTTGTTAATAAAGGATATGTATGTATTAAATGTGATAGGGCACATTGGAGGATGTGTGACATTTATAAAACAAGATACTTTGTACTGTGTTATGGCGTCGGGAGGAGTAGGAGTCTATTGTAGTGTGAGAGGAAGATGGGTTTTGGAAAAGCGAACTGGGGAAAGTTTTCAGAAGTTAGTCAAAAGTAATTTGAAGAAATTGATGTTGACAATTAAGTCACAATAGTGACTATCTAGTGAGTATCTTGCAGGAACTATCCCGAAGCGTAAGGAAAGTAAAAGCAAGGAGATTATAGTACGGTGGTGGAATGAAGCCTGCAAGGTAGCTATTAAAAGTAGGAACAATGCATTTAAATTGATTAAAAGGAAACATTATTTTCAGCATCTGATTCAGTGTAAACAATCTCAAGATGTGGTCAGGAGAACGATAAGATGATCTAAAAGGGAATATTGGAAAGGATGTTGTGAGTCTATTGGGAGCAAAATTAGTATTACACAAGTATGGGGTGTGGTTCGAAAGATTTGTGGGGATAGAAGAATTTGGGCCCTTCCTGTTCTCAGTGACAGAAGAGTGACTGCAGTGAATGATTGTCAAGCCTGGATTGTggttatttttgcttcttcgatgcagagaggatacgggacgagccaaacgagagtgtaagtacatggtttatttgaatactaaatacaaaaagaaTCGAACTAAgagcgctcacaaagaggtacaaaacgtggctacaaaaatacaaacaggaaaacaaaacacctgctcgatggcatgtaagacgataaactataaacttaaacgtgcactgtggcagaactatgaacaactaaaacaaaaacacttactgtgaccgaaacaaggggcatggatagcagggtgcgtagcaggtaatcgagaaggcatgaaggcaagcacatgcaaaaatcccagactgatggacagaaaataaaatccttaaatagtaaatagtaaataaataaataaataaataaatagtaatagtaatgagaaacaggtgtgagaggctgatgatcagggcgtgactaggggaaactaatgagtaactatggtaacaaaacaaaccaggaagtgaaaagacagaaccaaatgtccaaaaaaccaaaccgaacatgaccaaaacaaaacatgatccataggtatGACAATGATAAAGAGAAGACTGAATTATTGGCTGAGATTTTTGCTAAGGTTTACAGTTCTGTGAATTTGACCGAGCCAGAAAAACAAGgccgaatcaatcaatcaatcaatcaatttttatttatatagccctaaatcacaagtgtctcaaagggctgcacaagccacaacgacatccacagttCAGATcccaagggcaaggaaaaactcaacccagtgggatgtcaattagaatgacaatgagaaaccatggagaggaccACATCCCACCTCAACggtaaatgtaaataatcaaatgtatatacttgttcttatgctttctgaactcacaatgttcactgctcgctgtacatatatcctatgaagtcagacctacactggtTCAATATCCATTTCTCACATTATATAATTGTTGTTGACTGAactgctgatatcaaccaaacctaaccccccaaGCCCCCACGTCCCAACCTTCTCCACATCCCAAccataatgtaaatatttcaatgtatATACCAGGGATagtgaacctatggctctagagccagatgtggctcttttgatgactgcatctggctctcggataaatctgagcggacttttgattgattgattgatacttttattagtagattgcacagttcagtacatattccgtacaattgaccactaaatggtaacacccgaataagtttttcaatttaatcaattcatggtacaaatatatactaccaacataatacagtcatcacacaaattaatcatcatagtatgtacattgaattatttacattatttacaatccggggggtgggatgaggacctttggttgatatcagaacttcagtcatcaacaattgcatcaacagagaaatgtggacattgaaaaagtgtaggtcttatttagtagggtatgtacagccagcagagaacatagtgagttcagatagcataagaacaagtatatacattagaagtacatttgagttgtttataatccggggagatgggatgtgaatggaggagggtattagtaaagtgttgaagttgcttggaggtgttgttttagagcggttttgaaggaatatagagatgcacttacttttatacctgttgggagtgcattccacattgatgtggcatagaaagagtatgagttaagacctttgttagatcggaatctgggtttaacgtggtttgtggagctccccctggtgttgtggttatggtggtaatttacgttaaggaagtagtttgacatgtacttcggtatcgaggagttgtagcggattttatagactaggctcagtgcaagttgttttactctgtcctccaccctgagccagcccactttggagaagtgggttgaatTGAGGTGTGATcgggggtggaggtctaaaagtaaccggactagcttattctgggatgtttggagtctagatttgagggttttggaggtgctggggtaccaggaggtgcaagtgtaatcaaagaagggttgaatcagagttcccgctagaatcctcaaggtgcttttgttgaccagagaggagattctgtagaggaatctcgttctttggttgacctttttgatcaccttggttgccattttatcacaggaaagattagcctctagaagaGAACCTGTAGaataacattgcttaacacgataagtaatgaataattccacttgtaatcacagtgttaaaaataacgttcaaaatataaaacattctcatgcttttttatgttcaagaagttgcgttaatggtaagaagtaatttatttattattggttagtgtggggcttgccctcctaggggttcttcagaccaccaagagcctgttttagggttacaatattgttttattttatttttctctcagttgctttccagcaattgtctttttctctttcgtcctcactcgcgctctggcttcaGCCTCaatcccgtctctcctcctggctgctgcttataacagagcgacaggtgattagataacaaggcccaggtgggccttttacgcacctgtcgctgatttcaaggccggtcctggcaacatcccgctttgcagcaggcccgcaggccacgtcccctccacagttaacttcagaataacaatgttaatacaaagaataaaagacctattatactctggaaatgttggtcttacttaaaaattcacagcgtttagttttgttcagtgttaaaaaaaatattatatggctcctaaggaaatacattttaaaatatttggcatcttggctctctcagccaaaaaggtttccgagccctggtatatactctgatgattaacttgtgtgaggactgtattatactgatagtatatatttgtaccatgaattgattcacgtggaccccgacttaaacaagttgaaaaacttatttgggtgttaccatttagtgatgaattgtacagaatatgtactgtactgtgcaatctaataattaaagtttcaatcaatcaatcaaaaccccaAGATGTATCAGGCTCTTAAGAGTCCCACCCACAGGTCCCAGTACCCTCCGTTTTGCTGTCAAAGTCAGTCTGTATATAGTATGCCTTTCGAAGCATAAAAACACCCTTTTTTCTAATATGTGCAGAGTTTCTCTCATTGACCATACCCTCCATAATCTTACAAATGTTTGACATCAGGGCTAAGGGTCTATAACTTCCTGGTTTACTGGCATCTTTTCCTGCTTTATATATAGGAACTATGATTGCTTCTTTCCAGCTTCTTTGCAAAGACCCTACATCCCATACCTTATTAATTACATACAAAAGCTTTTTGAGGCACCCATTGCTCAGACGTTTCATTATACTATACGTTACTTCATCAATGTTTTGTCTTGTTCAGTGAAtatttaaattccatccatccatccattttctaccgcttattcccttttgggatggcggggggcgctggtgcctatctcagatacaatcgggcggaaggcggtgtacaccctggacaagtcgccacctcatcgcagggccaacacagatagacagacaacattcacactcacattcacacactagggccaatttaaattCCTCTAATATAAAAAAAGCATTTTGGGCCAGTCAAAAGCAGATTTTATACAAAATGCTCggctattttcaaatgtatttttctttcttttaacactagcttcctgtgcacttaacatgtgactttaaggttttactaattacatataaaatactacacagtctagctccatcctatcttgcggaatgtattgtaccatatgtcccggcaagaaatctgcgttcaaagaactccggcttattagtgattcccagagccccccaaaaaagtctgcgggctatagagcgttttctattatggctccagtactatggaatgcccttcCAGTAACAagtagagatgctacctcagtagaagcatttaagtcccatcttaaaactaatttatatACTCTACCcccgtggttctcaaatgggggtacgtgtactcctgggggtacttgaaggtatgccaaggggtacgtgagatttttttaaaatattctaaaaatagctacaatttaaaaatcctcttataaatatatttattgaacaatacttcaacaaaatatgaatgtaagttcataaactagtCTCGGGTTGTTCTGGAGGGACACTGAAAATGGAAGGAACATGATATGGGAGTTTTTTAATAATACTGGACTCAAGGAGAGACTGTAATGTAATTATAAAATAAAGCAGAGGGTGGCGGTAATGCCACACACATGGATGCCAGCTGCCTTAAAACGTTAAAGAAGGAGAAGACGAAGACTGAGCGTGAACAAAACAAGACGAGAAAAAGCAAAATGGCGTTTGATAGCAAATACGTTATAGTGGTTAATATAGTGCTGTTTTCTTAAACAGTgcgtacatgtacacatacatgcgGTTTAATACAGTAGACATCGTTTATAACTCTGTGTGTatccggatacattagtctgagcgcacgtTGCTGCTTACTGTGCTAACTTAGCTTAGCGTGTTAGCTGCCAACAAACAGACCAACTAGTGATCAACACATCGCCAAGCAGAGATCAAGTGTGGGTggaaagtgttgtgattgtgtgaaaatgtgcgaaagaacgatagcagagtacgaggaggaactttgtccaacaaaagaggaggaggagcgacaacatcaactactggtcgctgttttcaagaaacatcaagttgtgttacacagaacaggtttgtttacttcataCTCTCACGTGTTTTAAGTTGATGTTCCACTCAGTATGTAAAAAGGTCTATcaacacaaaactcacacagtcaccaatTAGATTTTACATTGTAATCATTATATTTCATTGTTGTATGTCTAATTTCACTTCCAGATTCTGACCTACAAGTAGAGGTGGGGGAATTAATCGATTTTTAGAAGCATGGTAATTCGGATATAGACAATTATACAATTGATTTGTAAACGTCAATACTGATAATGGatttatttactgtaaataaaataatgcagacagttctaataATTGGCTAACTGCAGTGAGCCACCTGACCGAGAGAGCCGACCAGCTCCAGTTTTGcactcatttttattaatttaataataCTGATGGGAATTTCtttttacaaatgcactgtttcgttcacgagtgagggaagagtggatcgtgaggtcgacaggcggatcggtgcggcgtcttcagtaatgcggacgctatgtcgatccgttgtggtgaaaaaggagctgagccggagggcaaagttctcaatttaccggtcgatctttgttcccatcctcacctttggtctTGAACTTTGGGTTAggtccgaaaggacaagatcatgggtacaagcggacaaaatgagcttcctccgccgggtggctgggctctcccttagagatagggtgagaagctctgtcatccgggaggagctcaaaataaagccgctgctcctccacatcaagaggagtgatgaggtggttagggcatttggttaggatgccacccaaacgcctccccagggaggtgtttccggcacgtccaaccggtaggaagccacaaggaagacccaggacacattgtgaagactgtctcccggctggcctgggaacacctcgggatccagGAACTGGACGAAATGCCtgcggagagggaagtttgggcttcccggcttaggctgctgcccccgcgacctgacctcggataagcagaagaagatggatggatgaatggatgggctGTTTATAAAAGTTAAATGTGATAAACGCTCATTTagtgaaattcaaataaaaataaaataacgaaaataaatgtaaaactgcatcaatattcataaattaaagatgcatcaataatcgattattaatcgaatcgtagctcctaaatcgtaatcgaatcgtgaAGTGGCCAAATATTCTCACATGTACCTACAAGCATCAATAAGTGAGAGTAAACATTTATTGTCAATAATCTTTCAATAAGCAAAGTAGTCAACATTGGATTCATTAAAAGGATATTAAAGTGACTGACTTTCCTCCAGCATgctgtagatcatgggtgtcaaactctggcccgcgggccaaatttggcccactgtgtaatttcatttggcccttgaggcaatatcaaattaacattagagctggcccgccagtattatcaccgcattcaccgctaatactcataattgccaaccttcccgattttcctgTGAGACTCCCAAAttacagtgcccctcccgaaaatctaacggggcaaccattttcctgaatttctcccgatttccacccggataacaatattgaaggcgtgccgtgatggcactaccttcaacgtcctctacaacctgtcgacacgtccgctttttctccatacaaacaacgtgccagcccagtcatataatatatgcagctcctacacacacacttactgtaaGTGAATGCAACTCattcttagtcaacagccatacaggtcacactgagggtgggcgtataaacgactttaacactgttacaaatatgcgccacactgtgaacccacaccagacaagaatgacaaacacatatttcgggagaacaaccgcaacacaacatcaacacaacagaacaaataccctgatccccttgcagcactaactcttccgggacgctacaatatacccccccccaccccctacctcattgttattttatttttaaatgtattagcctgtggaaactTGTAATGTTGAtacttacctcagaaggctgcaaatagaaatgaggcattagattttttatttaaattgtatttaatataccattgatgtttttttgttttgttttctgaaagttgattttgcattatAAAGTTATATGAGCGTTGTGTgttccatattgagtgttaaagcaaatcagtgtagcaaactgagcaataatgaaggttttattcatgcactttttcttgctacttcaaggcttaaatgtttgattcattcgttattgttgttttattttcaaatattttattagcctgttgaaaaagtttattttgacatttaccttagaaggctgcaaatagaaatgaggcattcaattttttattcaaattttatttgatatgcagttgatattttgtaattattatttgaaagtggattttgcatgtcactataaagttatataagccttgcttgttcaatattcaatgcaaaacttgtttgtgtccctattaaaagtttcatttgttcaaccttggcccacggctttgttcacttTTACATTTCGGTCCCCTCTGtatttaagtttgacacccctgctgtagatagtCTCCAAGTGAATGTGGGAGCTGTGCtctaaagaggaattgttgatggaCACActccataaaaacaccacatagtaCAACATGTTTTGGTAAGAGTTCCTTTTGGCTTAGCCAAGAAAATTCCAATAAAGAAAAGTATTTTATACGATGAAAAAAACTAACGATTAATGTTTTTAAGTAGTTTTGATATGAGAACTGCTTTTAGTTCTTTtggtaaatgagttatacttgtacagtgcttaagcgctttgacactattttcacattcacacggcgccagcgccccccgccaccccaagaagggaataagtggtagaaaatggatgaatggatggacacacattcacacactgatgtcgtgagctgccatgcaaggccctaaccacgaccctcCCGGACCAAGTTTGAAGTCAATTGTCtttccaaaggacacaacgggcgtgactaggatggctgaagctggGGATGGAACCCAGaatctctaccaaccgagccacgccgtccccacgtCTTTTGTATTTAAGTTATGGTTAGGACCTTGTCATTGCAAGGTTATGGATAGAGATAATGCTTGGGTGTAATAGGGAGACATGTATATAGACAAGTGCACATTAAAAAAGTGTGGCTATAAAGACTTGTCATATTTCCCCAAATGTCCAaacctgtttttttatttactgtgCAGCTTTTTAAAGTAATCTTATTAACTGGCAAAAAAGGAAGTATAAgtatatcggtaggttgtgagttaaaaaaccccgggcgagtcataccaaagactataaaaatgggacccattacctccctgcttggcactcagcatcaagggttggaattgagggttatatcaccaaaaatgatttccgggcgcggccaccgctgcagcgcactgctcccctcacctcccatgggggtgatcaagggtgatgggtcaaatgcagggaataatttcgccacacctagtgtgtgtgtgccaatcatgggtactttaactttaaataaatcTTTGTGTGTTAACAGTCCAAAAGTATTTATATTCTCTCTCGgttttatttacccaacagacatCCAGCAGACCCcctacattaaagaggaagaggaggagccacagcccccccacattaaagaggaagatgaggaagtgtggatcactcAGAAGGGAGAGTGTCTTCCAgcgcaggaggaggctgatctctccaagtttccactgactgttgtctctgtgaagactgaagaccatgaagacaaaccacctgagttcccacaccttcatcacagtccaagtaagcacaacatccagaTATCATTTAATTCTCAGTGCAAACATTTCTATGGACAATATCTACTTGCAAAAGGTTTGACTAAGTTTTGTGATAAAGCTTACACGTGTGGATTTCTCCCACTGttgctgcttgtcttgtcctaaaggggaacattatcacaatttcaaaagggttaaaaacaataaaaatcagttcccagtggcttgttgtattttttgaagtttttttcaaaattttaccggtccccgaatagacctaaaaaaaagctttaaagtgcttgatttttgctatttgcgatgcgactatccatttccctgtgacgtcatacagtgctgccaatgtaaacaaacaatggcagataccaaggcaagatatagcgacattagctcggattcagactcggatttcagcggtttaagcgattcaacagattacgcatgtattgaaacggatggttggagtatgaaagtattgaagaagaaactgaagctattgagcaaatagctattgacgctattcatagccatagcatggctgaatagctgcgttagcatcgccggtaaaatgtgcggaccaaatgatcaggacgtttgcatctcttgacactggaccAACTCAAATCCGTCGGTTGgtgagtgtttttttcgcattaaatgtttgtggaaggaaacgtaatatagttgcaaatgcatctgcaggttatccatacatctctgtgccatgtctgcttcagcaccgccggtaaatagcatgttagcattgattagctggcagtcacgccgcgaccaaatatgtctgattagcacataagtcaacatcaacaaaactcacctttgggattttgttgactttatcgttgcaaatgcatctgcaggttatccatacatctctgtgccatgtctgtcatcgccggtaaatagcatgttagcatagattagcgtagcattttagcatcgattagctggcagtcacgccgcaaccaaatatgtctgattagcacataagtcaacatcaacaaaactcacctttgtgatttagttgactttatcgttgcaaatgcatctgtaggttatccatacatctctgtgccatgtctgtcatcgccggtaaaatgtggagacactttggcacattcaatgggggtctggcggcagacactttcgcatcttcgggccagtggtgcaacttgaatccctccctgttagtgttgttacaccctacgattacacaccgacgaggcatgatgtctccaaggttaaaaaaaatagtggaaaaaacggaaaataacagagctgagtcccggtgtttgtaatgtgttgaaaatgaaaatggcggctgtattacctcggagacgtcacattctgacgtcatcaccacatgagtaataaacagaaaggcgtttaattcgccaaaattcacccatttagagttcggaaatcggttaaaaaaatatatggtcttttttctgcaccatcaaggtatatattgacgcttacataggtctggtgataatgttcccttttaaagggtccgacaggaaacaatgacaaagcgcttttgacactacttacacatttacccattcacacacacattcaaacactgatggagggagctgccatgcaaggcgctaaccagcacccatcaggagcttgctcaggacacaacggatgtgacgaggttagtactaggtgaggattgaaccagggacactcgggttgcgcacggccactctcccaaaaaaggttgagaaccactggactaactGACTAACAAAACATACTCATATTATTTTTAGTCTGTATTAAATTTAAAATAAAGTTATAGTGTCAAAATCCAGCTTTTTATAGTTTTTTCTCCACTTGGATAATGTGTCATGTCATGTATTTTAAGTGTCGTCTTTGATAACATTATGTCACTTATTAGACGGCTAGGTTTTTATTATAGAGATTTTTTCTCTTGACTCTTGGCAAAGGCGGTCGCACTCCCTCCCCGCTCCGTGTCTGCCCTGCTTGCCTCTTTGGCTCGTTTTgtcttgtttaaaggggaacattatcaccagacctatgtaagcgtcaatatataccttgacggtgcagaaaaaagaccgtatatttttttaaccgatttccgaactctaaatgggtgaaatttggcaaattaaacgcctttctgtttatcgctctttttgcaatgacgtcagaacgtggtaatagagccgccattttcattttcaacacattacaaacaccggg
The DNA window shown above is from Nerophis ophidion isolate RoL-2023_Sa linkage group LG06, RoL_Noph_v1.0, whole genome shotgun sequence and carries:
- the LOC133554371 gene encoding uncharacterized protein LOC133554371 isoform X2 gives rise to the protein MCERTIAEYEEELCPTKEEEERQHQLLVAVFKKHQVVLHRTDIQQTPYIKEEEEEPQPPHIKEEDEEVWITQKGECLPAQEEADLSKFPLTVVSVKTEDHEDKPPEFPHLHHSPKMQQTSRQRAERSGPDHDGGQEAGHAAERRAVTHA